CCATGTATGATTCATGGAGCAAAGAACCAACATGAGAATATCttttcatgtgtaattattttatatatatcaagttatataaaaattattgatgtTAAAAGTTGGTGGTGCATTTGTGATTTGTCTTAAACAAAGGTGTGTAAGCAATTGAATATTTGCTTTCTTTGTAAATTTCAGCATAGTACGTAATATAGTaataatacaaacaaaaatttatGTTCCTGTAATTAATATTAATCTACTCTTTTATTCTTTGATGTAATTTTTCCATCAATTTTTTATGATGCGACAAACAAAAATTTATGTAGCACACTAACATTGTAAATTTCTAGGGTGCATTTCTTAGTTGGTCCGTTTTGGTACATTCCTAATTTGGCCAATGAGAATGCATTGTTGACTAACTTTGAATTATATAGTACAAACAACATATATGGTAGCATGTATCTTTACATctattaatatttcaactaagtcccaaacatattaaaagttacaaaattaccccaatatttaaattgttttttttttaagtagcctagtggctagactctcacacatttaaatgtgcaGAAATGTGgaatccggggttcgaaccccgaccactCCAATAACATCCCtggtagctaccatttgagctacatatttaaattatttttaattgtgattgtaaatcaattaaaacaaaattacaactaaaattaaatcaaCAAACAACGTCAAAATCATCGTTTTTTTAAGACTAAATTATGCATAGAAATTCATTTGGTTCACAACTAGTGTTGTTTGGCAGGTTCCATCACTTATTTTGTTGGTCATATTTTGACGAGAGTGAACCATCATAAGAAACAGTTTCATTGACACAGTTTGTGAAGCATGCTGTAGAAGAGATCTCATTACAATAAACAAAATTTGGAATGAGGGAGATACAAGGATAACATAGATGTTGCAAACCAGGTAATTCGAGCTTCTCAACATTTGTTTCTGAGAGAGGGCAGAATAAGACGATGGATGACGAagattaagaagaagaagaataagaacATAGAGGACGAAGAACATGGAGGACGAAGAACACGACAAAGAACAAGTGGGGATTTGGGgtcttcaatttcatttttatttttaatttgttcaaaTAGGATTTGTATCTTTTATGTttgtaaatgattttaaattcaaataaaaattgtttttggtttgtaTTTTTCACTTGATGGAGGATTCATATGTAATAAAcaaaagtttattaaaaaaagactCACCATGGACTTGCGCCGATGTGGGAATTAAATTGAATTCTATTGGTCAAAAAAATGGACTGCACCAAAACAGTCCAAATAGGGACTGTCCAAATAGGGACTGCACCATAAAAGCTCCCAAATTTGAactaagaaagagaaaatgtgtCATATTTAGCATCTGATGGATGGTTGTCACGTGGTAggaacaaaaaacaaaaataaacacatttatAGATatcaaaaatgaaaagaaaaaatcatgCTCTTCATTTCATAAAAATTGTGAAAGCTGAAGATAAGAAATGAGCTATTACTTGCTTCACAAGTCACTCAACTACCATAACCGTTCTCTAAGTTTGTTAGGATTTGTTTCATTTTGTAACTATCTCTCAGTTAGTTGATATTGATCCTCAgtctgtatatatatatatgagatcaATCAAGTGTAAGAACCAGTTTTGCGAGTAATGAAATTTTTCCCTTTCTGCGCCTAAGTTCTGTGCCTCATTCCTAAGTTCTGCACCTATCATTGTCTTCTCTGCACCTATGCTCGAGCACAACGGTGTTTGATCTTTAgttttcacaaaaaaattacCAAGTTGTAACCTCAGTAAAATTGTAacaacatttttatttgataattgcATTAGATACAGCCATCTCATTGATCATGAGATGAGATATCCCTAATCATTCTATAAACAAAACGTTAACATTTTGCAAAACAAGGTTATACTACAAATTTATGCAACTTTATGGCTTGTAAATAACTATAGGACTCCTAACAATGTAACGTGGACTTCTCCATATAAGTGAACCTGATAGAATCTCCATACTAGCAATAGATTTAACTTTCACAACTACTTCAAAGCTTCTCTTCTGCATTTTTCTATCAAAACAAAGTAAACTTGGCTTCACTATAATTTCAACTCCTTTTGGTGATCTAATAGTAGCATTATAGATAACTGGAACAGGACCTACATTGGTGACTGTTCTTCTAAAAACTCcaatttttatgtctttcttgCTTTCCAAGCTAAGTTGTATGGTTGGATAGTTTATAGCATCATGGCCAAATCCAGGAAGTAATGAGGAGCAATTTATAGGTGAACCAACTAGTGCTGATAAACTTGAACCTTTGTAACCTTCATGGCATAGGAATTGGATATAACCAAATTCATCCATGTCATAGACTAAACCAGGATTTAGAGCTTTTGTTGGGTTTAGTTGACCAGAACCATAGGCAAATTCTGCTTCATTGTTAATTCTTCTGCTCATTGGTTTGGCTTCACAAAAATTGTAAACTAGTTAGTCATTTATGAGAATTTTATGCGAACAATTCAACTAACAGATCCAATTTTTTATTCCGTGTCAAATTAGCCATTCTATCTTTAAAAATGATTATACCATCGCGCCAACTTTCAATCTTAGTCCAGTTATGTTACAAACTTGCGTACATAATCATCTTTGAATGATataaatcatataatataaaGAATGTTTCATCACGTAGCACCGTGACCTCATTGACAATAACGAGGTCACAATCTaatattaaaactaaaaaatatctggttaatattattgttaattttgatggattggATATTGTAATAGTCATGACGATTTAATTTAGACGTTATGTTGATGAATTGAAGAtatctttttcctttttgaatGGTGAAATATAGCATGTTTGGTTCTGTGTTTCCTACTACAAACTCGCGTCCAACTGGCCTTTTCACTGTGAATTTTTGAAGCAACAAAAGCAAGCTTCTGCTTCAACTTGAAAAACCACCGTGCTTTTGAGAAACGTAATACCAATACCAAACAGATGCTAAGACTTTTGGTAACATACATAAATGAAATTTACAGTTTGGATTGGACCAGCATTGTTGATttcttaaacataaaaaactaACTTGACATGGAAAAATGACTTAACTTGACAGAAAAAATTAAGGACTTGTTCGAAAATTTTTTTCCCTATATTCTATAAGTTACTCCAAAAGAgcaaataattatgaaacaaaCATTTTAATCTCACCAGTGGTGATAATTGCAGATCTGATTGCAGCAGGAGTCCAATTGGGATGGAATGATTTAACATACGCTGCTACGCcagcaacatgaggacatgcCATGGAAGTTCCAGATATTAGAGAAAATTCTGAAAATTGCGTATCTCCATCCAAACCGGTGAGTGATTTCCTAAGAGTATAAGATGCCAAGATATCAATGCCAGGAGCTGCAATGTCAGGCTGCATCATACAGATTATAAAAAACCTTCAGTCCAATAAATAACATCAATTATAAATCTTAGTATAAGGATATTTTTGGAATAATATCATTAAATATGGATAGATTAGTTGACATTTGCTTATATCcgaaattaataaatttaggcaattttttgcttataatttagtCCGAAGTACTAACCTTGAGGACATTTTTGGATCCTGGATTTGGTCCTCTAGATGAGAATGTAGCAGCGAATGGAGCTGGAACTTTTTCCTCATGGCTCTTGTATATCACTGCTGATGGTGATCTTAGTTGAACAACAAATTCATGTAAAAACAAATTATGGTATGAGATTATCAcgtcaaaagatttattttgcAACAAATATTAGTGAGAcactgtttggataaacagtttAAATAAgcgcttatagcataagtgtTTGTCATATCATTGCTTACATATAAGCtacaagttgttttcataagctattatgAGTATTTCTTGAAATAAGCTAAAACCAGCTTATGGACATTTTATatgttgtttccataagctctctcaaataGTCTCGCATGtacttatgtcagtagataaactcaaattaaTCAATCGAAAAGTCCTTAACTATTATTAATCTCAGTAGTCATTAAAAGAACAATCAAAAGCTTGTTTATATACCTTGTAGATTTGATATAGTTTGTAACAGTTTCACCTATGCTATGATTGACAACAGTAGCAGGAGCAATGAAAATTTGAGCAACATCAGGATAATTGTCATATTCTATTACAGTACCAATGCCTCCAATTTCTTTAACAGTAGCTTCAGTGCCCCATGATCCTAAGCAGTAAACAACCTTTCCCTTCACTTTATTTGCCTGTAAAGACCCTGAGTTGCAGAATCTGTCAATgcattaaattgtttttgttattttttaacaacaatTATGCTATCAACACACTCTTTTATTggaaaacaaaaggaaaattacTTAGCATCTTCCTTGCTTTTCGAGTCTTTTGCGGCATCAATCGCATTAATAATAGGGTACTGTTTCTGTTTTGGATTGAAACAGCTAATTCCTATACCCTGCATACCAACATAGTTCATTGTACAAATATGTTAAATTCATCATGGAAAAATCTTAACAATCTAATAACCATATGACTAATTATCTCTGTTAAGAGTCCTATTGGTGGCGATTTGGCCTGATTATATGTTGataagtgagggcaatcctcGCCTTAAAAACCTGTTGTGTatggttgagttaggcccaactctcaattataagatggtatcagagcctcctcCATGAACCACTGAGCCGCCTgctatcaggtttctgatcgggccacccaccatttatatccgtgcaccaaacccaataatgttggacgcgagggggtgtgttaagactCCCATACCAGTTACAAGATGGCTTGAGTATATGTTTATAATTGAGgccaatcatcaccttacaagtcagttttgtagggttgagttaagcCCGACTCTCAATTCTATGAatctcaaattttgtttttagaccatatacttaatttttattcagTTTCTACAAATTAAAAACTGACATGTTTTTAGACCCTACATAAATACTAAAAGcatgcaattttttaatttgtaggaCTCAAATGTGTGCACggagactaaaatgaaaaaatatataaatttcacAGAAACTAAACATATTTAATCCAAGAACTTAACTTACAGAAACATTTTTTCCACTTCCTAATTGTACAGTGCTCTTGAAAGCTCTGTCAATGCCACTAGCAGCTACTGTCACAATCCATGGTGCAGTATTTGAAACACTTCCCATACTTGGACCATCATTTCCAGCTGATGCAACAGTGATTATACCTTTCCTCATAGCATGAAATGCACCAATTGATATAGAGTCATGAGCATAATCAGGATTTCCTCCACCTATGGAAATTGATATGACATCCACACCATCATGTATAGCAGCTTCAAATGCAGCAAGTATGTCCATGTCTGCACATCCAGTTGATGACCAGCAGACTTTGTAAATTGCCAACCTAGCCGATGGCACGGCCCCACGTGAAGTTCCGTTGGCCAATCCAAATAGACTTGCATTTGGAACTAAATCTCCTGCAGCTGTTGATGCTGTATGAGTTCCATGACCGTCAACGTCTATCGGCGATAATATGTCGGATGGATCAGGGTTTCCATCAGCCTTGAAATATTTGGCTCCTATGATCTTGCTTCAAGTTTTCCATTAAGAGTTTTCATACAGAAGGAATACATAAGTTAGAGATTAATCCATACATTAGGAATTCTATAGTTTATGTTAAAATAAATGCTATCTATCAATCAATATTAATCAATACATTTGAGTTCAAAATCACCCTTTAATCAATACATTTGATCAATCAATGTGAACACTCtggtacacatcttatttggatatgtaCCGATACACCGATGAGTTAGATAATTTTGATAgttctaaaaattaataaacactatTTGTGAACCTATCAGAATTTTCCACCTCAGCGGCGTACATTTACATATCTAAATAAGATGTGTACTAAAGAATTCACCTTATATTTGAgttcaaaataaatatcaatcaatatttaATCCTTTTGTAAACATGTTAACATTCTTTATGTGGTTTCTAATCAATTCACCAAGAATGTAGTGACAAAATGTAAACAAAGATAGTTTACTTGTTGCAGCCTGAGAAATTAGCATAGTGACCACAAGTTCCTTTCCATCTTGCTGGTGGAGGACCTAGCCCATCATCCTTGAAGCTTTTCGACTCCGGCGTGATCCCTACATACAATTTGTGAAATTACATTATCACATTATTATCATACTTGAGTACTAGAATATACAAAGAAGGAAATGAATCTAAGATAAACCTGTGTCCAAAAGACCAACAACTATGTCACGTTCTAATTTCAATCTTCTCTTAGCAGTTAGAGGTAAACCAATGAAGTTCCATGATCTTGTTGTGTGTAACTTACGATACCGATTTTTAAACACCAAAAGCACTTCATCCATGGctacacacacaaaaaataatttgaaaaaacaatatatattgcttaaacatatatatatgcatatatgaTGCTTGAGAAAAATGATTCACACCAGATAACTTATTGGCTTCATCTTCTGACAGTTTTGCAGCAAATGCATTGAAGCTCTTGGTGTAGCTATATACAATGGACTCTTTGGCTTCATCATAGCTAAGTAAAAACACAAGCATAAATACAAATGGCTTGAATAAGAAATAAACTTGGTTTGATAGGACTATTTTCATTTATAAGCAAAGGAGAATTTCATTGAGTGAGAGCTGTATCATTATTAATGTTTAAGAAACCAGACCAAAGATCGAATCGGTGAGACTTCCAGGTCATGGTTTAATTGGTTCAACTATGGTTGAACccgataataaataaataaaaaatattaaaatttaattaaaaataaataaaaattgtaagatGTAAAAAATGAGAACCGAGTTGAACCAACGCAATGTAACTGCAATTCAACCGGTTCAATCCAGATCAACTAGACTGCAATGTAACTAGAATCAAACCAACCAACATGTTGATTCGTGGTTCAACCGGCCGGTTTGGTATGATTTTTCAAAACATTGAGCTATATACAtagttcaaatttatttttattttttaaggtaAGGTCAacatatttattaatatatatagataattacatatgaataaAAGACAAACAgacaacaagctgcgccgctaacGCTTTATGAATAGCAAATTTAGTTCaaatttattcttattttatgctttctttgctcaaagaagaaaaataatcaagAAATGTTTGAGTGAGGGTTAATCATGTTACCTCCCCTTCACAGAAGATAGAACATTTAAATGAGTCTCAAGTGTAATATCTTTGCTTACAGAATGATCTCCCAAGAAAACAATGTAAAAATTCTGTAGACAAGTCAAATGATATGGTGAAGTTCatatgaaaatttaaataaaaaaaaatgtatatcttAGGTAATGAAGAATgaaaagggaagaaaaaaatcaatGCCTTTTGCTCAACTCCATTAACTGAAGAAGCAATGTTTATCAAGATGAGAAGTAATTGAAGCCAAAGAAAAGGAAAGGATTTGGTGAGTTTTTGTAAAACCATTTTTAGTAGTGACATTAATTCTTGGATTTTAACATGCCAAAAAAAGACACTAAGAACAAGTTTATATACATTTAAAAGTTAGTATATGAAAGGCTACTACTAGCAACTTGTTCTTTGCTTCTAacatacaaataaataattaaagctTTGGTAGAGGAAAGCTTGTAAGAAAGATTAAGAATTTCTGAGTCTATCTATATATAGCATAAGTCAATGTCACATAGAGCCTAGGATTGCTTCTTCAAGTGAAACTTACATTAACattaacattttcatttttctttgtgtttgtgtttgtgtttgttgttATCCTCTTATATACATTAAGATTTGCTTCACTAGGTAGTTGTTTTTTGTAACACAATTTCAATGGCAAGAAATGTTGATAATAGTAGTAGAATTAATTATAGAAGTTTCATTGTTACAATTTCTAATACACACATCATTTTCAAGTATAGTAGAGATATTGCTTTAAAACAAAGAGGTCTTGGAATTATGAATACCCTATTCCTTGAATTCCAATGCAAGCGTTTTAGCCGTACAATATACTGATTACTTAGGCTTAATCATGGGTTTAGCTTCAAGTATAACCCAAATGAAACACTCATTAAGGGATTGAAATTGTGATATTTTACTTGAAATAGAATGCAATCTTCTAATTAGTAATATGAGGGAATAATTAAAGATAATACATAAAGTGGGATTTATACATGGGTACAATGTTAGTTACTCCTATACCAAACTACAACATACTATTTTCTTACTCAATCATCATCATGCTTGTTTGgctatatatagtatatagtataATTCATAGTTGAGGGCATTTTTCATTAGAATTACAATGACTcaatcattaataaaaataatcaaaagttaatattttaaattatagtaCATGATTTGTCATAATACATACATTTATATGTGATAttaatcattaatttatttatcaatgTTAAGGAATACTATGGTGTTTATAAAATCAAGTgctatttattattttcaaaaaaaaagaaaaaagaaaaaaaaaaaaatatcaagtgctatttgttttaattataagatgaaaaaaaaaactaacgttttgcatattttgtttaatttttaatttaaagatCAAGTGTACTATGTAATGTATACATTCAAATTTTCTAATGTACCGTAAAAACTCCATTTTAACTCAGTCTTTGGCCCAACCAGACCCATCAGATCAATCAAACGTTTTAGATCATGCCACGTGTCCcttatttttaattctttaaaaaaatcataaaaacaatcAGAATAGTTCAAAAGCCCTTTTCTCGACCCATTCTCGTCCTTCTCTAACTCTCCGCCGGCCGCCGTTGTCCCTCTCATCGCCGGTATCTGGTGCAGCACCGATATTGTCTCTTTTGCCGCCATATTTTCAGGGTAAAAAGAGCTGTTGATTTGCATCCTTTTGAGTTATCCGTTTCATTTTTAATTGATGATTGAGTTACCCCCTTAAACCCTAATGTCCGTCTTCAAACAAATCACCCGCCAAAATTCACCCACCGTACTCTTCCTCACGCGCCACCTCTCCTCCGCCACTGCCGCATCCAAACTCCACAGTCGTTACACTTTCGTACCACCACCTTCTCTCTCCCCCTCTCCTCAAAACCCCAACGAACCACCAACTAAACCCTCCagaaaaaaacccaaacccatttACCAACCCCCGTCATCCCTCGACCGAACCGGAAAAAAACCGATTCGTTCCAGTTTACCCTTCGATTTCCGGTTCAGCTACACGGAGAGCAGCCAAACGGTGCGACCAATCGGACTTAGAGAGCCTAAATACTCTCCATTTGGACCGGACCGGATTGATCGGAAATGGACTGGGGTTTGTGCGCCGGCGGTGGACCCAAATGTGAAGTCTTTGGATGGAGATGAAGACCCGAAGTTGGAAGaggagaggaagaagaagagagagtaTGTTCAAGGGGATCCCCTTACCAATGCTGAAAGGAAAGCCATTGTTTTGCAATGTGAAAGAGGCAAAACTAAGCGCCAAGTTAATATGGGTATCAAAATTTAACAACTTTGTTACTTTTCTTAAATTTTACCTAAACAACTTAGTTAAGCACTTGTGATATAATTGCTTATTTATATgttaagataaaataaatttgatatgTTTTCGTATTTACAAGTTGATTTCCTAAACTATGCTGGATtgtttatggaaataagttcaaaagagcttatagacatgtcataagttgatTTCATTAGTTCTGGCTTGTTCCGTTTGATAACTATTTGCTGTCCTATAAGTGTAGCTCAGTTGCTAGCCACACCGGATATTATTGGAGGGCTGGAGTTTGAACCCTGGATTCCCTACTTCTCCACACTTAAACGTGtgagtctagccactaggctacttgaccaaaaaagcAAAACTATATTTGTAATCAATGTTTCAAATTGTTGCTGCATTGTGATTCTTGATACTGGAGAGAAACGTGGTTAAATTGTAGCTGATGTGGTCTCAATTGTGATCGTGGAGATATAAAAAACATGGATGTTGTGACCAAGATCGTGGTTGTGGACCTTTATGTTAAAGTGTTGATTGTAATCAGTTAATTTGATCATTTCAACtgttaaattataaattgttgTTGTGTAGATAACTCTGctaattgattaaaaaaatataactctgctaattttttaagaagtttttaaaattatttgatgctTTATAAATATGACAACttcaatttttaacttttaatggCCTTTTTAAACAGAAATAGAAATGTCCAATTTATTTGAATTCGGTGTTCACGATCATTGTGATGATATCGTATTATCGTGTAAGTCAACTTGTTGATTGATGAAATATAATGTACTTCTAAAGTACGTGGGGATCCCTAATGCATATTTATGTGTGTCTATGTGTTAAGTACATGTGAGATTAGTGACTCTGTGTTCATGATTGACTTTGATTTGGTACGGTTGCAGGGAGGGATGGTTTAACTCACAACATGTTGATTGAAATTCATAACCATTGGAAGTATACTGAAGCTGTTAGAATCAAA
This genomic interval from Trifolium pratense cultivar HEN17-A07 linkage group LG6, ARS_RC_1.1, whole genome shotgun sequence contains the following:
- the LOC123893000 gene encoding subtilisin-like protease SBT4.14, translated to MSLLKMVLQKLTKSFPFLWLQLLLILINIASSVNGVEQKNFYIVFLGDHSVSKDITLETHLNVLSSVKGSYDEAKESIVYSYTKSFNAFAAKLSEDEANKLSAMDEVLLVFKNRYRKLHTTRSWNFIGLPLTAKRRLKLERDIVVGLLDTGITPESKSFKDDGLGPPPARWKGTCGHYANFSGCNNKIIGAKYFKADGNPDPSDILSPIDVDGHGTHTASTAAGDLVPNASLFGLANGTSRGAVPSARLAIYKVCWSSTGCADMDILAAFEAAIHDGVDVISISIGGGNPDYAHDSISIGAFHAMRKGIITVASAGNDGPSMGSVSNTAPWIVTVAASGIDRAFKSTVQLGSGKNVSGIGISCFNPKQKQYPIINAIDAAKDSKSKEDAKFCNSGSLQANKVKGKVVYCLGSWGTEATVKEIGGIGTVIEYDNYPDVAQIFIAPATVVNHSIGETVTNYIKSTRSPSAVIYKSHEEKVPAPFAATFSSRGPNPGSKNVLKPDIAAPGIDILASYTLRKSLTGLDGDTQFSEFSLISGTSMACPHVAGVAAYVKSFHPNWTPAAIRSAIITTAKPMSRRINNEAEFAYGSGQLNPTKALNPGLVYDMDEFGYIQFLCHEGYKGSSLSALVGSPINCSSLLPGFGHDAINYPTIQLSLESKKDIKIGVFRRTVTNVGPVPVIYNATIRSPKGVEIIVKPSLLCFDRKMQKRSFEVVVKVKSIASMEILSGSLIWRSPRYIVRSPIVIYKP
- the LOC123892737 gene encoding CRS2-associated factor 1, mitochondrial-like; the protein is MSVFKQITRQNSPTVLFLTRHLSSATAASKLHSRYTFVPPPSLSPSPQNPNEPPTKPSRKKPKPIYQPPSSLDRTGKKPIRSSLPFDFRFSYTESSQTVRPIGLREPKYSPFGPDRIDRKWTGVCAPAVDPNVKSLDGDEDPKLEEERKKKREYVQGDPLTNAERKAIVLQCERGKTKRQVNMGRDGLTHNMLIEIHNHWKYTEAVRIKCMGVPTVDMKNVCTQLEDKTFGKIIFRHGGTLILYRGRNYNPRKRPVIPIMLWKPHEPVYPRLIKTTIDGLSIEETKAMRKRGLAVPVLTKLAKNGYYAHLVTMVRDAFLFCELVRIDCQGLERSDYKKIGCKLRDLVPCILVTFDKEQIVVWRGKDYKHLKDGYFLKDQESFDDDDDGGDLLMDEDEELNNTSL